From Variimorphobacter saccharofermentans, one genomic window encodes:
- a CDS encoding 50S ribosomal protein L25, whose protein sequence is MAENTVIKYDFRKKISKAENKSWISKGYVLGNINEKGAESKSIVVKKDELKRAVKQFGKNGVFELVGPDSTKQHAMLKTIQTNPKNYDIHHVDFQKVLLTEKVKADVTIKYIGTEFIEAKRLVLNRLIDAIPVIGLPQDIPETVEFDVAKLELGDNIYAGDIKFDSNIQSELDDKVIVASIIGSKQSDNVRASVSEE, encoded by the coding sequence ATGGCAGAGAATACAGTAATAAAATACGACTTTCGTAAGAAGATCAGCAAGGCTGAGAACAAAAGCTGGATTAGTAAGGGATATGTATTAGGTAATATCAATGAAAAAGGTGCGGAATCCAAGTCAATTGTAGTTAAGAAGGATGAATTGAAACGAGCAGTAAAACAATTCGGAAAAAACGGGGTATTTGAGTTAGTAGGTCCTGATTCTACAAAGCAGCATGCTATGTTAAAAACAATACAGACCAATCCGAAAAATTATGATATTCATCATGTTGATTTTCAAAAAGTACTACTCACAGAAAAAGTAAAGGCGGATGTTACAATTAAATATATTGGAACAGAGTTTATTGAGGCAAAACGATTGGTGTTAAACCGATTAATTGATGCGATACCGGTAATTGGACTGCCACAGGATATTCCCGAGACCGTTGAATTTGATGTGGCAAAGTTAGAGCTTGGAGACAATATTTATGCAGGAGATATCAAATTTGATTCCAATATTCAATCAGAATTAGATGATAAAGTTATTGTGGCTTCCATAATCGGTTCTAAGCAATCAGATAATGTAAGAGCAAGTGTCAGTGAAGAATAA
- a CDS encoding glycoside hydrolase family 36 protein gives MEYYVELKLRNDEHAGGFSNGMTLCNSKSTLDLEQISKSDEAIVYKNTQNHYITLNTIKSNDTITVNTAFENRGNEVAVLEMLSSFAIKGIKADKVHRLQSFWSAEGKLRTETIDDLHLEPSWNRCGMRIEKFGNLGSMPVRKYFPFLALENSENQEFIAVQLYIPSSWQIEIQCKDDETLSIVGGIADRDFGHWFKNIAPEESFTTPKAVIARGASLYEVCDKLVKAQKPKISEIDKDMGIMFNEYCTTWGNPSYDNLVKISDKLKDKGVKYLVIDSGWYGKNEGWWASIGDWDVNYDKFPGGLKKTADYIRQCGMIPGLWFEMESVGRQSKHWNNTDHLLKKDGVVITVGDKRFWDMSDPWVVDYLSKAVIETLKECNFGYIKVDYNETIGIGCDGAESLGEGLRQRVRASQEFFSRIREEIPNIVIENCSSGGHRLEPSMMELASQASFSDAHETTAIPIIAANMHRVIKPSQSQIWAVMRAEDSEKRIYYSIISTFLGRMCLSGDIYNLTDKQWQLIEEGIAFYKEAADIIKNGVTVEINNRVTSYNKPQGEQLVIRQLDQKRLVIAHRFEHSKEINTDFLKDYHVIREYGEADSDFSAKAWLLQCNH, from the coding sequence ATGGAGTATTATGTGGAGTTGAAATTACGAAATGACGAGCATGCCGGTGGATTTTCCAATGGTATGACATTATGTAATAGTAAATCAACCTTGGATTTAGAACAAATATCGAAAAGTGACGAGGCTATTGTTTATAAGAATACACAAAACCACTATATAACTCTTAATACAATAAAAAGTAACGATACGATTACTGTTAACACTGCATTTGAGAATAGAGGGAACGAAGTGGCGGTGTTGGAAATGCTGTCTTCCTTTGCAATCAAAGGGATAAAAGCAGATAAAGTACACAGACTGCAATCCTTTTGGAGTGCGGAAGGAAAGTTAAGAACGGAAACCATTGATGACCTGCATTTAGAGCCTTCCTGGAATAGGTGTGGAATGAGAATAGAAAAGTTCGGTAATCTGGGATCTATGCCGGTTCGAAAATACTTCCCGTTCCTAGCGCTGGAAAATAGTGAAAATCAGGAATTTATAGCAGTTCAGTTATATATTCCATCCTCCTGGCAGATTGAAATCCAATGTAAGGATGACGAGACACTATCAATCGTCGGAGGAATCGCTGATCGAGACTTTGGTCATTGGTTTAAGAATATTGCACCTGAGGAGTCCTTCACAACACCAAAAGCCGTTATTGCCAGGGGCGCTTCCTTATATGAGGTGTGCGATAAGCTGGTGAAGGCGCAGAAACCGAAAATATCGGAAATCGATAAAGATATGGGGATTATGTTCAATGAATATTGTACTACCTGGGGAAATCCCAGTTATGATAATCTGGTCAAAATCAGCGATAAACTTAAGGACAAGGGAGTTAAATATCTGGTTATCGATTCTGGCTGGTATGGAAAGAATGAAGGCTGGTGGGCTAGTATCGGTGACTGGGATGTGAACTATGATAAATTTCCGGGTGGATTAAAAAAGACAGCGGATTATATCAGACAATGCGGCATGATACCAGGTCTTTGGTTTGAAATGGAATCAGTCGGCAGACAATCAAAGCATTGGAACAACACGGATCATTTATTAAAGAAGGATGGCGTGGTTATTACAGTAGGAGATAAACGATTCTGGGATATGTCGGACCCCTGGGTAGTTGATTATCTGAGTAAGGCTGTCATAGAGACTCTAAAGGAATGCAATTTTGGATATATTAAAGTGGACTACAATGAAACCATCGGTATTGGATGTGATGGAGCAGAAAGCCTTGGAGAAGGCTTGCGACAAAGAGTCAGGGCAAGTCAGGAATTCTTTAGCCGGATCAGAGAAGAAATACCGAACATTGTAATTGAAAACTGCTCAAGCGGTGGACACCGGCTGGAACCCTCAATGATGGAACTGGCTTCCCAGGCAAGCTTTTCAGATGCCCATGAAACAACAGCGATTCCAATCATTGCAGCCAATATGCATAGAGTCATTAAACCTTCTCAAAGTCAGATCTGGGCCGTTATGCGTGCGGAGGATAGTGAGAAAAGAATATATTATTCCATCATCAGTACATTTCTTGGCAGAATGTGCTTAAGTGGAGATATTTATAATCTCACAGATAAGCAATGGCAGCTGATTGAGGAAGGTATTGCGTTCTATAAAGAGGCAGCTGATATTATTAAGAACGGTGTGACAGTGGAAATAAATAACAGAGTCACAAGCTATAATAAACCACAGGGCGAGCAGCTCGTAATTAGACAATTGGATCAAAAACGGTTAGTGATTGCGCATCGCTTTGAACATTCAAAGGAGATCAATACAGATTTTCTGAAGGATTATCATGTGATAAGGGAATATGGCGAGGCTGACAGTGATTTCAGTGCAAAGGCTTGGTTGTTGCAATGTAATCATTGA
- a CDS encoding S8 family peptidase, giving the protein MPNAKLDNELNLSLDIPEQEREKATNLNVGYSPEENTWELIVKYSGSLERIREELNVSVVELLNEYAVITIPESQIDRLSDFEEIEFIEKPKRLFYEVIEGRRASCINPLQTPDVNLFGEGVLIGVIDSGIDYSHPDFRNEDGTTRIAALWDQTIRGNPPAGYDIGTLYTRDQINEALQVPMPQRMEIVPSTDISGHGTHVAGIAAGNGRASNGLYRGVASKSELVVVKLGTSVGDSFPRTTQLMQGIDYVIRYAIESGRPMAINISFGNNYGSHTGRTLLESYINDVANLWKTSIVIGTGNEGASGNHAQGILTMGTNQLVEIAVSEFEFSLNIQIWKNYFDHFDISIIAPNGTRVGPIPRILGKQQFTIGQTGILLYYGDPTPYNPQQEIYIELIPTNRYINAGVWGIELVPRRIVVGNYDMWLPAGGVKNPGTRFLLSSEYTTLTVPSTAVRAISVGAYNAYTDSYAPFSGRGFTRNMEIKPDLVAPGVNINSCSPGGGYTVRSGTSMATPFVTGSAALLMQWGIVRGNDPFLYGEKVKAYLINGARHLRIENVYPNRTLGYGALCLESTFDNIR; this is encoded by the coding sequence ATGCCGAATGCAAAGCTGGATAACGAATTGAACCTTTCATTGGATATACCGGAACAGGAGAGAGAGAAAGCAACGAATCTGAATGTAGGATATTCACCTGAGGAAAATACATGGGAGCTAATCGTGAAATACAGCGGAAGTCTTGAACGGATTCGAGAGGAATTGAACGTATCAGTTGTAGAGCTTTTGAACGAATATGCGGTGATAACAATTCCAGAATCGCAAATTGATCGGTTGTCAGATTTCGAGGAGATTGAATTTATTGAGAAGCCGAAGCGCTTGTTCTATGAGGTGATTGAGGGAAGAAGAGCATCCTGCATCAATCCTCTTCAGACACCGGATGTCAATTTGTTTGGTGAGGGAGTGTTAATTGGAGTTATTGATTCCGGAATTGATTATTCACATCCTGATTTTCGTAACGAGGATGGGACTACTCGAATTGCTGCATTATGGGATCAGACAATTCGAGGGAATCCGCCTGCAGGATATGATATTGGTACACTTTATACAAGGGATCAAATCAATGAAGCATTGCAGGTGCCAATGCCGCAGAGAATGGAGATTGTACCGAGTACGGATATATCGGGTCATGGGACCCATGTGGCTGGAATTGCAGCGGGAAACGGCAGAGCCAGCAATGGTCTGTACCGGGGAGTTGCCAGTAAAAGTGAACTGGTTGTAGTTAAACTGGGAACCTCAGTAGGGGATTCCTTTCCAAGAACCACCCAGCTGATGCAGGGTATTGATTATGTAATCCGTTATGCGATTGAATCAGGGAGACCAATGGCCATTAATATCAGCTTTGGGAATAATTATGGCTCCCATACAGGACGGACACTACTGGAGAGTTATATAAATGATGTGGCGAATCTATGGAAGACATCAATTGTTATTGGTACAGGGAACGAAGGTGCATCAGGCAATCATGCACAGGGAATCCTCACCATGGGAACGAATCAGCTTGTGGAAATTGCAGTAAGTGAGTTTGAATTCTCACTGAATATTCAGATATGGAAAAATTACTTTGATCATTTTGATATTAGTATTATTGCTCCCAATGGAACCCGGGTAGGGCCTATACCTCGTATATTGGGAAAGCAACAGTTCACTATTGGACAGACCGGGATTTTATTATACTATGGGGATCCGACGCCTTATAATCCACAGCAGGAGATCTATATTGAATTGATCCCGACTAACAGGTATATCAATGCAGGTGTGTGGGGAATTGAATTAGTTCCTCGAAGAATTGTAGTAGGAAATTATGATATGTGGCTTCCGGCAGGAGGGGTAAAGAATCCAGGAACCAGATTCTTGCTTTCTTCCGAATATACAACCCTTACAGTTCCATCAACAGCGGTGAGAGCAATATCGGTTGGAGCCTACAATGCGTATACAGATAGCTATGCTCCTTTTTCGGGCAGGGGATTTACCAGGAATATGGAGATCAAACCGGATCTTGTGGCACCCGGTGTTAATATTAACTCCTGTTCCCCAGGAGGGGGATATACGGTACGATCCGGAACCTCAATGGCCACACCTTTTGTTACTGGAAGTGCTGCTCTCCTGATGCAATGGGGAATAGTTCGGGGAAACGATCCGTTTTTATATGGCGAGAAAGTGAAGGCATACCTTATTAATGGAGCCAGACACCTTCGAATTGAGAATGTATATCCCAATCGGACCCTGGGATATGGTGCACTATGTCTTGAAAGTACCTTTGATAATATAAGATGA
- a CDS encoding SulP family inorganic anion transporter, giving the protein MEKLKPKLFSVMKTYTKEQCMKDIVAGIIVAIIALPLSIALALASGVTPERGLYTAIVAGFVISFLGGSRVQIAGPTAAFATIVAGIVAKNGIDGLAVATLMAGVLLIVMGLCKFGKLLRFIPYTITTGFTLGIAVTIFIGQIKDFLGLTIETKPVETLEKLLACGENITTINVQALLIGTISLAILILWPKINNKIPGSLIAVVVASAIVKLGNLEVDTIGSLYEISSKAPQFHIPEVNLSTIRTLFPDALTIAVLAGVESLLSCVVADGMIGNTKHRSNMELVAQGAGNIFSSLFGGIPATGAIARTAANVKNGGRTPIAGMVHAVTLLLILVVLMPYAALIPMPTIAAILFMVAYNMSEWKQFAELLKVSPKSDILVLVATFVLTVAFDLVVAIEVGILMAAILFMKRMSDVSDVQSWKYIDEEELEEDLSDPGNIRLRRVPKHTLVYEINGPMFFGATDKFMKISLEDSRIRVIILRMRSVPAMDVNALHSLSTVIKACKKRHITVLLSHVQEQPLHMMQKAGFDKKIGEENFCENIDKALERAEFLLKVPMKQMT; this is encoded by the coding sequence ATGGAAAAGTTAAAGCCTAAGTTGTTTTCTGTTATGAAAACATACACAAAGGAACAATGCATGAAGGACATTGTTGCTGGTATTATAGTCGCTATTATTGCACTACCGTTATCAATCGCTTTGGCACTGGCGTCAGGGGTAACTCCGGAACGAGGATTATACACAGCGATTGTAGCCGGGTTTGTGATTTCATTCCTTGGTGGAAGCAGAGTGCAAATCGCCGGTCCGACAGCGGCATTTGCTACGATTGTAGCCGGTATCGTTGCAAAAAATGGAATAGATGGATTGGCAGTAGCGACGCTGATGGCAGGTGTTCTGTTAATCGTTATGGGACTATGTAAGTTTGGCAAGCTGTTGCGCTTTATCCCTTATACAATAACAACAGGCTTTACACTGGGTATTGCAGTTACTATATTTATTGGTCAGATCAAAGATTTTCTGGGATTGACGATAGAAACAAAGCCAGTAGAAACCTTAGAAAAACTCCTTGCATGTGGTGAAAATATTACAACAATTAATGTACAAGCTTTATTGATTGGAACTATATCGCTGGCAATATTAATTCTTTGGCCGAAAATTAACAATAAAATACCGGGTTCATTGATTGCAGTAGTTGTAGCATCAGCAATTGTGAAATTAGGTAATTTGGAGGTTGATACGATTGGCAGCCTCTATGAGATTTCCTCAAAGGCGCCTCAATTTCATATACCGGAAGTCAATTTATCTACGATACGAACGTTATTTCCAGATGCACTGACAATTGCCGTTCTTGCCGGAGTAGAATCACTTTTATCCTGTGTAGTAGCGGATGGCATGATTGGTAATACGAAGCATCGTTCGAATATGGAGCTGGTGGCTCAGGGAGCAGGTAATATATTCTCCAGTTTATTCGGTGGCATCCCGGCAACTGGCGCTATCGCCAGAACTGCTGCGAATGTAAAAAATGGCGGACGTACACCAATCGCCGGAATGGTACATGCTGTTACCCTGCTGTTAATCCTGGTAGTATTGATGCCATATGCGGCATTAATTCCAATGCCTACCATAGCAGCAATCTTATTCATGGTTGCTTATAATATGAGTGAGTGGAAACAGTTTGCAGAGCTTCTGAAGGTATCGCCAAAGAGTGACATTCTGGTACTTGTGGCAACCTTTGTACTAACCGTAGCATTTGATCTTGTTGTAGCAATTGAGGTTGGTATATTAATGGCGGCGATCCTATTCATGAAACGCATGTCCGATGTATCAGATGTGCAAAGCTGGAAGTACATTGATGAGGAAGAACTGGAAGAGGACCTATCCGATCCAGGGAATATTCGTCTGAGAAGAGTACCTAAGCATACCTTAGTCTATGAAATTAATGGACCGATGTTTTTTGGTGCCACAGATAAATTTATGAAAATCTCACTAGAAGATTCTAGGATTAGGGTTATTATTCTTCGTATGAGAAGTGTTCCGGCAATGGATGTCAATGCACTTCACTCTCTGAGTACTGTTATAAAGGCTTGTAAGAAAAGACATATTACCGTGTTGTTATCCCACGTTCAGGAGCAACCATTACATATGATGCAAAAGGCCGGTTTTGATAAAAAGATTGGAGAAGAAAATTTCTGCGAGAATATCGATAAGGCCTTGGAGAGAGCAGAATTCCTATTAAAAGTACCAATGAAGCAGATGACCTAA